In Asanoa sp. WMMD1127, one genomic interval encodes:
- a CDS encoding NAD(P)/FAD-dependent oxidoreductase, which produces MAVEHFDVLIVGAGISGIGAGRYLKTSLPGKTFAILEARGASGGTWDLFRYPGTRSDSDLHTFGYAFKPWRDEEAIASAPRILAYLRETATENGLDPHIRYHHRVRAAAFDSGTALWTVTVDVSGEPVTFTARWLFCAGGYYRYDEGFTPRFEGQERFRGAIVHPQHWPEDLDYAGKRVVVVGSGATAVTIVPAMAGTAAHVTMLQRTPTYILSVPARDALGNALKKYLGPEKGYAWTRRKNIATQRWIWRFCQRHPERARRLIRWFNARQLPEGYPVDEHFRPPYNPWDQRLCLVPDGDLFTSIRDGSAEVVTDRIETFTEHGIRLASGRELPADVIVTATGLNVQALAGVTLTVDGTPVNIPDTIAYKGMMLSGVPNFAFVVGYTNSSWTLKVGLLCEHFCLLLAHMDKHGYEICRPDPADPAMPTRPFLDFGAGYIRRVIDQLPRQGDRLPWLTSMNYHTDVKLLRADRVTDPELHFGHASTVSSGDRLQGQRESAR; this is translated from the coding sequence ATGGCGGTGGAGCATTTCGATGTGCTGATCGTCGGCGCCGGCATCTCCGGCATCGGCGCGGGGCGCTACCTCAAGACGTCGCTGCCGGGCAAGACGTTCGCGATCCTGGAGGCCCGCGGCGCGTCCGGCGGCACCTGGGACCTGTTCCGCTACCCGGGCACGCGCTCCGACTCCGACCTCCACACGTTCGGCTACGCGTTCAAGCCGTGGCGCGACGAGGAGGCGATCGCGTCGGCGCCGCGGATCCTGGCCTACCTGCGCGAGACGGCCACGGAGAACGGCCTGGACCCCCACATCCGCTACCACCACCGGGTACGCGCGGCGGCGTTCGACTCGGGGACAGCACTGTGGACGGTCACGGTGGACGTCTCCGGCGAGCCGGTCACATTCACCGCCCGCTGGCTTTTCTGCGCCGGCGGCTACTACCGCTACGACGAGGGCTTCACGCCGCGGTTCGAGGGCCAGGAACGGTTCCGCGGCGCGATCGTGCATCCGCAGCACTGGCCCGAGGACCTCGACTACGCGGGCAAGCGGGTCGTCGTGGTCGGCAGCGGGGCGACCGCGGTCACCATCGTCCCGGCGATGGCGGGCACCGCGGCCCACGTGACGATGCTGCAGCGCACGCCGACCTACATCCTCTCCGTGCCGGCCAGGGACGCGCTCGGCAACGCGCTCAAGAAATACCTCGGCCCGGAGAAGGGGTACGCCTGGACGAGGCGCAAGAACATCGCCACCCAGCGCTGGATCTGGCGTTTCTGCCAGCGGCACCCGGAGCGGGCCCGCCGCCTGATCCGCTGGTTCAACGCGCGGCAGCTGCCCGAGGGCTACCCGGTCGACGAGCATTTCCGGCCGCCGTACAACCCGTGGGATCAGCGGTTGTGCCTCGTCCCGGACGGTGACCTGTTCACGTCGATCCGCGACGGTAGCGCGGAGGTGGTCACCGACCGGATCGAGACGTTCACCGAGCACGGCATCCGGCTGGCGTCGGGTCGCGAGCTGCCGGCGGACGTCATCGTCACCGCGACGGGCCTCAACGTGCAGGCCCTGGCGGGCGTGACGCTGACCGTCGACGGCACGCCGGTCAACATCCCGGACACGATCGCGTACAAGGGGATGATGCTCTCCGGGGTGCCGAACTTCGCGTTCGTGGTGGGCTACACCAACTCGTCGTGGACGCTCAAGGTCGGCCTGCTCTGCGAGCACTTCTGCCTGCTGCTGGCCCACATGGACAAGCACGGCTACGAGATCTGCCGCCCGGACCCGGCCGACCCGGCGATGCCCACCCGCCCGTTCCTGGACTTCGGCGCCGGCTACATCCGCCGCGTCATCGACCAGCTGCCTCGCCAGGGCGACCGCCTGCCCTGGCTGACCTCGATGAACTACCACACGGACGTCAAACTCCTCCGCGCCGACCGCGTCACCGACCCGGAGCTCCACTTCGGCCACGCGAGCACTGTCAGCTCAGGTGATCGACTTCAAGGTCAACGAGAATCGGCTCGGTGA
- a CDS encoding zinc-ribbon domain-containing protein, with product MIIFGVSVFYIFGLIGTGHFHCPHCGGDRDYEHRTARRFFTLFFLPVIPLDKVGEVVRCKTCRTKFDPIVLSRPTTAQLASALPAGMRAAASVVLRAGGLNDATARAAVDAVREAGAGDYDLAHVQADANQPIEYAAEPLRALSANFTQDACERQLANAVRIALADGPLSQPERDAVHWIADKLGMTPAHATGVIATVEQSIRG from the coding sequence ATGATCATCTTTGGTGTGTCGGTCTTCTACATCTTCGGCCTGATCGGCACCGGGCACTTCCACTGCCCGCACTGCGGCGGCGACCGGGACTACGAGCACCGCACCGCGCGCCGGTTCTTCACGCTGTTCTTCCTGCCGGTGATCCCGCTCGACAAGGTCGGCGAGGTGGTGCGCTGCAAGACCTGCCGCACCAAGTTCGACCCGATCGTGCTGAGCCGCCCGACCACCGCCCAGCTGGCCAGCGCCCTGCCGGCCGGCATGCGCGCCGCGGCGTCGGTCGTGCTGCGGGCCGGCGGCCTCAACGACGCGACGGCCCGGGCCGCGGTCGACGCGGTCCGCGAGGCCGGCGCGGGCGACTACGACCTCGCCCACGTGCAGGCCGACGCCAACCAGCCGATCGAGTACGCGGCCGAGCCGCTGCGGGCCCTGTCGGCCAACTTCACCCAGGACGCCTGCGAGCGCCAGCTCGCCAACGCCGTGCGGATCGCCCTCGCCGACGGCCCGCTCAGCCAGCCCGAGCGCGACGCCGTCCACTGGATCGCCGACAAGCTCGGCATGACCCCGGCCCACGCCACCGGCGTCATCGCCACCGTGGAACAGTCCATCCGCGGTTAG
- a CDS encoding PucR family transcriptional regulator translates to MSWEPPSPRVRELIRAGAEIALHPRPEWLAEIDAATLAGEARRPIAGDPVLAAATRRTNRSNLLFWAAANVRAPGQPVPANDEAAPLSIARDLVRRGLDESALDAYRVGEAVAARLWTQIACTLTDDTAELRELLDVSLRSIAAFVDATVTAISLRMRAERAALTQGSHAERRETVMLLLDGVPITGADNKLGYALDRTHTAAVVWTDDPDADLRQLDRAADALAGPARPLIVLASAATRWVWVHGAADPARLDRLPPAVRVALGAPAPGVDGFRRSHLDALTTQRLLARLGAAHRVAAFADVEVVALLTQDPEGADRFVTRTLGGLESAPAEIRAAVRAYIAEQCNASRAAARLFTHRNTLLRRLARADALLPRSLAGRAVEVGAALEILHWRG, encoded by the coding sequence ATGTCGTGGGAACCGCCGTCACCCCGGGTGCGGGAGCTGATCCGGGCGGGTGCCGAGATCGCGCTGCACCCCCGCCCGGAGTGGCTCGCCGAGATCGACGCGGCGACGCTCGCCGGCGAGGCCCGCCGGCCGATCGCCGGCGACCCGGTGCTCGCCGCCGCCACCCGCCGCACCAACCGGTCCAACCTGCTCTTCTGGGCCGCCGCCAACGTCCGCGCGCCGGGCCAGCCGGTGCCGGCCAACGACGAGGCGGCGCCGCTGTCGATCGCCCGCGACCTGGTCCGGCGGGGTCTGGACGAGTCGGCCCTGGATGCCTACCGGGTGGGTGAGGCGGTGGCGGCCCGGCTCTGGACCCAGATCGCCTGCACGCTGACCGACGACACCGCGGAGCTGCGCGAGCTGCTCGACGTCTCGTTGCGGTCGATCGCCGCGTTCGTCGACGCGACGGTGACGGCGATCTCGCTGCGGATGCGGGCCGAGCGGGCGGCGTTGACCCAGGGGAGCCACGCCGAACGTCGGGAGACGGTCATGCTGCTGCTCGACGGCGTGCCGATCACGGGCGCGGACAACAAGCTCGGGTACGCGCTGGACCGCACCCACACCGCCGCCGTGGTCTGGACCGACGACCCGGACGCCGACCTCCGCCAGCTGGACCGGGCCGCCGACGCGCTGGCCGGCCCGGCCCGCCCCCTGATCGTGCTGGCCAGCGCCGCGACCCGCTGGGTGTGGGTGCACGGCGCCGCCGACCCGGCGCGGCTCGACCGGCTTCCGCCGGCGGTCCGGGTCGCGCTCGGCGCTCCGGCGCCCGGCGTCGACGGTTTCCGCCGCAGCCACCTCGACGCGCTCACCACGCAGCGCCTGCTGGCCCGGCTCGGTGCGGCGCACCGGGTGGCCGCGTTCGCCGACGTCGAGGTGGTCGCGCTGCTGACCCAGGACCCGGAGGGCGCCGACCGGTTCGTCACCCGCACGCTGGGCGGGTTGGAGTCGGCGCCCGCCGAGATCAGGGCGGCCGTGCGGGCCTACATCGCGGAGCAGTGCAACGCGTCCCGCGCCGCGGCCCGGCTGTTCACCCACCGCAACACGTTGCTGCGCCGGCTGGCCCGCGCCGACGCGCTGCTGCCCCGCTCGCTCGCGGGCCGCGCCGTCGAGGTCGGCGCGGCCCTCGAGATCCTGCACTGGCGCGGCTAG
- a CDS encoding Uma2 family endonuclease, whose amino-acid sequence MTTLLRRLGAGPWTDEDYLALGETVPRVELIDGGLLISPRGEPGHQHVSRQLALALHAPARAAGLTIYPAVNVRLQVDRIVIPDLVLAATDEDGLLMNAADVALVCEITSPETAVTDRVVKTQLYADAAIPSYLLVERTLFSLTLTLFQLCGSRYAEVGTAHPGQLLSLTEPILVDLEVDHLS is encoded by the coding sequence TTGACGACGCTGTTGCGCCGACTCGGCGCGGGCCCGTGGACCGACGAGGACTACCTGGCGCTCGGCGAGACGGTGCCACGCGTCGAGCTCATCGACGGCGGACTGTTGATCAGCCCTCGGGGCGAACCGGGGCACCAGCATGTCAGTCGTCAGTTGGCGTTGGCCCTGCATGCCCCGGCCCGGGCGGCGGGGCTGACCATCTATCCGGCGGTAAACGTCCGGCTCCAAGTCGATCGGATCGTGATACCGGATCTGGTCCTGGCCGCGACGGACGAAGACGGTCTGCTGATGAATGCCGCCGACGTCGCACTCGTTTGCGAGATCACCTCCCCGGAGACGGCCGTGACCGATCGAGTGGTCAAGACGCAGCTGTACGCCGACGCCGCCATCCCTTCCTATTTGCTCGTCGAGCGGACTCTGTTTTCGCTCACGCTCACGCTGTTCCAGCTGTGCGGGAGCCGGTATGCGGAGGTCGGCACAGCGCACCCTGGTCAGTTGCTGAGTCTCACCGAGCCGATTCTCGTTGACCTTGAAGTCGATCACCTGAGCTGA